Part of the Zingiber officinale cultivar Zhangliang chromosome 6A, Zo_v1.1, whole genome shotgun sequence genome, GGTCATACTTCAATCCATTAAAACTAACTCTTGCAGCCGATCTCGGGTTGTCATTAGAAAGGAATGCTGCACAAGCACCCGATTTTGTTCTGTAAACATGTGCCTGAAAGGAATTATGTATGAATTGTTTCAACTATTTGAATGATTCATTCCTAATCGTACAAAAACTCATTAGATATAAACCTGCTCATGATCTCCGAGTTTTGAAATGGTCGGATCTGCAGATACAAGTGCTGGTTCAGTCATTTTGATTGCTTTATGCAGGTCTCTCAGATGACCCCATTTTGGTTGCCTCAGGAGACCTGAGTACATATAGTGAACAACACTAGATGAAGGAATTTCTAGTTTGGTGCTTGACATACGTTTGTCACCGATGACCGATTGCATAACAAGGCTACTTTAAGGCTTCAaagaacaaaaagaaaaagaaaaagcaaaCGTATCGGCCTGGTTTTGTAATACAGAAGTTGCGAGTGTTAAACTGATGAGAAACCATGAACATAGTATCAATGAAAGACACCAGTAGGCCAAACCCAAACTTTGGCTGTAGATGTATTGAACAAGTTATAATCTGCATACCATATTCATCAATAGGAGCATCGTAGTCATAGCTCGTCGATATGAAAGGACCACCAGCTGTCCGACCAAAGTTTGTTCCTCCATGGTACTAGATTCGACAAAGAAAGTTCATAGGCATCACATAAAGGATTAACAATCAGTGGATCTGAATAGAACATTCGACTTCTTACCATATAGTAATTAACGAAGGATCCACCTTTCTGTATAAACCTTGCAACAGCAAAAGCCAAATCCTCAACTGGTCTGTGAGGAACTGGACCCCCAAAAGCCGTAAACCTGTTAGATAAAATGAATACGGTAAAGTGTGTTTCGTTCTGAAATAAATCATAGTTCAAACTCAAAGCTAGTTTACTCTTACATGAATTAATAGTTGAAGGGAACATTACCAGCCAGTCCAAGCTTCAGTCCAGATAGATGGTTTATAAGGCTTGTTTGGAGAGAAATCATCACAGTAGAATCCATTGCAAGTATTAATCTGTGAAGAAACTTCGATTATACTATCGCATATAACATTGGCCCCCCTAAAAGATAGGAAATATAACATCGAAGATGGATAGGAACAGGATGAATTGGAATCATATGAAATCAATGCTATTATCTGTGACAAATAAAGGGAACTCAAAGCAAAAGGCACTGGTGTTTCATTGAGGATGCAAACAGTTTAAAGTGATGCTATGCGCATTTATAACCATTCATTGCAGTGAGAATTCAGGCGAGCGAGAACAGAGTACTCATTTTTAAACTTACTACTGGATCGGGTGCATCATCTTGTTTACACATGACCCATGGGACACCAGTGTTGAGGCCAACTGCCATTTGAGCTGCCCAAGTTGCATAACTCCTCGCAACGGAAACACCATAGTAGTCCTCCATCGGACCAtattcgttttcaatctgttcaATTTAACAAAGAATTTCTTGGATGAAACTACATTGTCAACCTTGATATCAGATTCATTAGAGGAAGGAAAAGAATGAGTAAACGATACCTGAGAGAGGATTATTGGACCACCTTGAGACCCGAATAGTCGTTCAGACTTCAATATGGAGACTATCTTGGCTGTGAATCTCTCCATTGCAACCTTTTATATCAACAAATGAATGATTTGATCGAAATGATAGGTTGAGAGAAACAAAAAGCAAAAAATAAAGTCTAAAAACTTACCTTGAAAGGCCCATTGTTAGTCCGGAAGCTGATACCAGGAACATACTTTAGCCAGATAGGAAATCCCCTGTTCCACAATCGAAGATGAAGAACCGAATAAAATCCAAAGCAAAGTCGAAAATTCAATTTCACTTGGTTCTTCTTGACAATCAATCAGAAGCTTACCCAAAGTTCCATTCTGCACAGACATAAGGGCCGATTCTGAGATGAACATAGAGACCAGCTTGCTTCACCAGCTTGACGAAGCGAACTAGATCATAATTCCCTCCAAAATAATACTGCAAAACCCTAAACTCTATCAAAGATACCAAAAGTTACCAGAGAGAGTTGGGATGGAATAACCGGCATACCTGGCCGGGCGAAGGCTCATGGCCGTTCCAGAACACGTAGGTCTGGATGACATCCAAGCCGCCATCTTTGGCCTTCTTGATTAGATCCGGCCACATCTGGGGACAAGCGGCGAATAAAAATTGGTCCTTTGCGCAGCAATCTAAATCGAACTACCAGAAAGGAGCCACATTTGGCGCGAGAGCAGACTCCTCACCTCCGGAGTGCTCCGGGGATAGTGAATGGAACCAGAGATGAGTATCCTCCGACGGCCATCGATGATGAGGGCCTTGCGGTCGTAGGAAACGGAGGCGTCAACCGGAGTGAACGGAGATGGCGAACAAATCGCTATCGCTGCGACCATCGCCAGTAGCAGCGGCGCGGAAAGCCCCCGGCGGCGCCCAAGCGTTACAGCGTCGGCGCCCATTATCTCGTCAGATGTTCTCCACTGCAAAGGTGTGACCTTTATTCAAATATTCGCTTTCTCTACTTCGATTTCGCTATAATTCTCTTTAACACGCCACTGTTATCTTCCTCCCTTCATTTGCCTTCTCTGCAGCATCGTCTTCACCGAGAAAGAGAGGATCTTGGAGAATGTGCAGTGGATGCAAGCAAGACCGCTGCAATTTAATACCGGTGAGTGAGAGCGAGCCCGTATACGGACAGTCTTCTTAAACCTGTCCACAGAATAAAGAGAGAAGCGAAGgaacataaaaaagaaattttggcaTAAAGATTAGGAGAAAAAACACCTTCCACAATGTGCACAATTGATCCTGAGAAGCAAGATAAAGAGGTTGTTCTTTCACATTTTTCATGGAGCTTATTCAATCTTTTGCTGCAAGGTTTTTCCATGAGTCTCTTGTATTTGCATGTTAAGCCGGCATCAAAGATATCTTGAAGAGGACACTGCACCAACTGCACGAAACAACCAAGTTTGTCATGTTGCATGCTCTTTGCCATACTATGGgattaaaaaaacaataaaaacttTAAATCAATTTGATTCTTGGTTCCCTTTTCTACTTGTGAAGATAAAAGTTGGTTGGCATAGAATATTTTTCTCATATATATAATTAACAATCAAGAGACAAGGGCTTCTTAGGATCATGCTTGTGGTTGCTCAAAGGCTTGACTGTGTGTATATTAACTAGCCTCAGAACACACAGTTCAGTCCAACTTTGAAGTGATCTCTCTCAAGAAATTTGGTGGATGGACAACATCATACCTAAATGCTTATCATTCATCTTTTGGAATCTTTGTACATCAAGTAGATATATGAACTCCATAAGAAACCTACATTACTGAAACAAGCTCTGGTACATCTTTGATTTTATGTTTTTTCTTGTTGTTGGCAAAAGACTTGACAAGTACTCTTTATCTTTTAGATTCTTCCCCTCTGACCATTAACCGAGCTCCTCCGTTACAGAATGGATACCCTAACAACTGTAATCTCCTACTGACCATCCACccaattttggttattatacagatttatttatttatttatttattgcagAAGATGTTAGACATTATAATTCATGGTTTTCTTCGAAAAAATGAAGCATCGGGTTATCTCAGATTAGTAAGCTCCATTATTGTAGTTACCTATTGGTCTCATAGAATCCTCTTGGCGCATAATGATACAACTTGTTTTTTTTCACACTGTGTTGTGACCAAAAGGAATGCATATGTCTCTATaatgacatgatatatatatatatatatatatatatatatatagtccatTTTGGACGTAATTCTTCGTGACTTTATTTTTGAATTCTACCTAAAAGGCCACGTGTTGGATTGAGAAAgacgagagaaggagagaatcttgttcgtttgaaatcttttcttttcgtaataataaaaatacaacgagttaagcagcggaaataaaaacaaataaagacAAAAGACAAGTTGTAGGATCGAAATGCGCTAGAGGGGgaagggtgaatagtgctcgtgacttTTTCACTCATTTCGGAAAGCAcagagtaacgcagcggaaataagaaataaAGCGGAAGCAAAACAAGCGATaatacttttcttttacttggtttggagcatgtaatgactcctactccaaggctcacacttgttgagtatttactttgggcaattcactgtCAAGATGGAAATTACAAGTACAATAATTTAAGTACAATAATTGAAAGTCTACCGACAACTACGAATAAGGAATTTTGGGCTTCCGGTTGTCGGAGTTGCGTTACAGTTTTGTCAAATCGTCTTTTGAGCAGCGCGCAATAGAAAGATTACGAAGATCAAGTATATTAAGGCTCTACTCAAACCTGCCAAAtaggttgttgaaggcgccttcagcctccatggaaggcgccttcagcttgaaTTCCATCCCCGCAGATTCGGTCATCGATAAAATCCACTTTCTATGAATTCTAactgtccgaaggcgccttcaaactccATGGAAAGTGCCTTGAACACTGTTCGCTGAGGTTCTTTTGTGCTTTCCacttcctgcaaggcatattggttcaaatacaaaatatactttgcaaaatagagttagcacaataaaatatgaaattattttgacaatctccggactgtccggttctgactttgagtttcgctgaaactctaggtcgaactgacgcctactgttccctcttcagggaacgcgccctcacctactcctctcaggagagtttacctttgccagaccagtcctccagaccaactggacttttgctcagcgtccgagtcTTCAAGACTTTTCTGCTGGACGTCTAATCtccgacccgtccagacttccacctggttcgcaatcactaggatttttacctagagtctctgactctaggattttgcccaaagtgctcgacccgccaagacttcgccttgcctaactgcagttaggactttccatcacctacgattaccttcccctaggacctatggttacctccccctagggttttccatctgcctagaacACACTAGGACTCTTGCCTAAAAACACTTAGAATTTTTCTGCAacctcattcacacttgttagataacaagacatcttaactttggactctttgtcataatcaaaacttaggttcgatcatctagtgcaacctgcaccaacacaagtctccttttttacttggttcggagtccaaccgactcctactctaaggtccatGATCTTTGATCACTTTTCTTAAACAATCCACTAAATGATGAAATAGTACAAGTATGAATATAATGTGTATGTAAAATAAAGATGCCAACAAAATAGAAATGAAGATAAAGCTTGGGGTTCAGTGAGCCTTCTGACGTCATAGCAGTAGAATTGCAAATAGAATGAAGCAGAATAAAGAATTGTTGTCTTGGGTTGAACCccaaggccttcttttataggtatCGTTCAGTCGACTGAAAAACCGTTTGATCAACTgaacctatcagtcgactgaacctcttATTGGTTGATTGAACTCCGCACCCTTCCTTGTTTGCCACGATCCGATCTGTCTGATCCCATAAATCACGTTGTTTGGTTGACTAATCTAGCTGATCAGTGAACCGAATCTGAATCTTACCACTTCGATGTCAATTTGATCTGATCTCACTGGATTGGTCGATTGAACAACCTGTTTGGTCGATCGATAAGTCTCTGTTTCCAACTTTGTAGAACTTGATCGTAACAGTGCCACACTAGctggatcggttgaccaaaccttCTATTAAGTAGACTGAACCCTAGGTCAATTCAAACTTTGTTCaatctgcaaaataaagttagtgcaACAATGATAAtcttgtaaaacagagttagatagATATATAAATGCATGAATAAGACAGTTATGGTtgtttgatctcaacttagaaacctctgatggtttcttcagttggatcaacaccTAAGGTTTGTCCCTATTAGGACACAACCTCACCGGACTACCTCTAGTAACTTACCTCAACTCACCTGCCAAACATCGGATCCTTCAGACCTGGTTAGACTTAACTGCTCAGCATCAGATCGACTACTAGGGCTTCCACTTGACTCAATAtcaagtcctccaaacctatcaagtttacctgccagatgtcaagtccacttgacctatctggacttcctacCTAGTTCCATAATCTACTGAAACTTTCTTTGCCTAGTATCAAGTCCAGCTGACCTATTAGGGCTTTCCGAGTTGAGCATCCTATACAGTGGATTAATTTATCAGataataacaagacttaacttgaacttttgataacatcaaaatataggtttgatTATTGTGTTACCTGCATCAacacctcatgccaatggagatatcttatatctttttaaacccatgatcttttgtatatctttccaaggtgagactttgattgtatcTCTATCCTCCCCTCAAATGGAAGACcaccattactctcatggtccagGCCTCCCCACGAGTATTTGATCACTCATGAGCTGCTTCAGGCTTAAGGGTGTCAATTCGGACGAATTGAGTAGAGTTTGGGTcgagttgaattttttttaaaaacccaACTCGAACTCAACCCAAACCCGAATTCAATCTGAAACCCCTAAACTAGAACCTGACCCGAATAACCTGAAAACctgattcaaaataaatttttaagctatttttctataattatttacttttatctcaatattccatcattatcatactaacattgATATTTGTTGGGACACTCCGGAgttaaaggggggtgaatagctcgtctcgcTTCTTTGAAGATGATTTGTAGCGGAAAAACATGAAGTGAACTCGTCCAATACTAACACAAAgggtttacttgatatccacctcaagaagaggtgactcaTCTAAGGATTTACGCTAAGCATATTCTTTACTATAAAATACATTCTTTCTCGGAACaatctggaggtggagaaacctcatataaCTCGAGAACAAGAAAACATAACTCGAAACAAGGAAGCAAATGTAAATACAAATCGAAACATGACCTAATACTTTAAACCTTGAATCTCTTGAGATTTTCTTGCTTTGAGCACCTCTTGAAGGTgggaaatgcaacaacactttgtCTCCTAAAACTTCAAAGAACTAGCGAAGAGGAGCGTGTGAGAGTTGTTTTCGTTTGAACATCATCATCGCCTTTATATTCCACGATttagggcttccaatcgattggacctgctcccaatcgattgccacatcagataTGATCGATCTCGACCATCCAAACATTATATTCTATGCAACGATCATCTCCCAATCTATCGGCTGATCAATTAGGGGCATCTAGATCGATCAATTGATaaatccagaagccttctgtacTATCGTATAAGACTCGgaattgattgaccaattgattctaGCTTCCTCGCGTCATAGTGAGAAATTCGAGCCCAATCGATCGCCTTATCGATTagcatgtcccaatcgatcaactgatcgattaaaaatccttctgtgtgtttgtgataaactcccaatcaatcaactaatcgattAGGCTTCGAGCCAATCAATTTGATCGTTTGCCCAGCCCTATCTCACTAAATACAAGTCTAAGGTTTCCTTGCCTAACATtcaatcaaccttgacttgctgggacttcctcgtgcctagcatctagtTAGCTTTGACCTAGtgggacttcgtcaccaagtgtttggtcaatcctttgacccacttggacttttctccccgtgccaagtgtccggtcaaccttgacctacttggacttaccatcttatgccaagtgtccgatcctctatgacccacttagacttccaaacaccaggtgcccagtcaaccttgacccacctagatttccacatgcctaACTTCATTTATTAAGACTTCCTCACTACTTAGCTTTAtttactaggacttttcacctgacttcactcactaggatttctatctgcctagcttcactcactagggctttcaactgactttactcactaggattttccaactacttaacttcattcaccaggacttttccatctgcctagcttcactcactaagacttttatCTTACTTCACTCACCAcagttcagatcctctgtccccatttcTCTCTGTCCCCATGTCCCATTACTGATCGGACGgctcagattacatctcaaggtatcatgacatctttaagatgtgtgcagcaTCCTTGTGATGTGCAaggcatccttgagatgtaatctgaacCGTCCGATCAGCAATGGGAcatggggacagaggatctgaactacactcaccaggacttttcatcagcctagcttcactcactaagattttcacttggcttcactcactaggactttcacaccaagtgtccggtcaacattgacccacttggatttttattttttgccAACTTTCTCGTTGGACttgctcttgcctaacctccagttaagattGTCATAccgttggcggccggctagagagaggtgaatagccctgacaaataaaaagaacctttTTCAAATTTACGGCTTAATTAATCTAACGcttgtataaataaaataaatgactgaAAGAAAAGAGACACGAAAGGGTTACTTAGTTATaatcggagaggttgttaatccaaataaGTTGGAGCTCAGTAAataatctccttcaggcagagaagcctcttacagtagttgaaATACAAAATTACAGAACAAAACAAAACTAGAATGAATCACAAGTGTTGTCCTGAACCTCTTGGACCAgggatgtatttatagccctggtcggggcgcctggggttccaggtgcctagagtgggatagaattctatctttGACGCAATGGTTCAATGCCACATTGATTTGGGTAAAGTTTAGATTTCGAACGCCCAGAAGGGTTTCGGTCGTTcggatggtccgggcgccccgagctggtccgggcgccccgacctggtccgggcgccccgacctggtccgggcgccccgacctggtccgggcgccccgacctTGTCCTGGTGCCCCGaccaggtctgggcgcccggactaggAAAGTCAACATAGTCGACTTTTTCCGTCCGAGTCTTCCACTCTGGTTCtactcgcctcggtctgggtctttcgcttctatttcgctcgcttgggtgatttcagccatccgaaataggactcacccgaacccaacttttggccttctcgagcaaccttccgctccgacttctcgtccctcgaaaatgtcgcgtgcctccttcttgtctgcccgtgtactcttccgtagcacctcgtcccttagacgcaccgagtccgtcaggTCTCTTTCGTgttgtccttcttgctagctgtgttttttgcttgacttcctgtactcctaagttcctgtacacttagacacaagattaaaccCAACAGAatataacctaacttgtttgatcacatcaaaactaccttgggggttCCAACAAGGACTTTCTTgttaagtatctggtcaaccttgacctactttgcTTCTGGTTAAATTTTGACCATTAATCTTCATATGGATAATTGTACctataatctccatatattgtcaaacatcaagactcaagcttgagccaattcaagtTTAGTCAAACCAATCAACCTCGACCCAAGaaaaattgcaccaataatattaatatacataaaaatatcttaatttttaaaataaaatttgatttaaccctaaaaaaCCATTAAACCTTAAATTTGGGTCAACCCGAAGCAACTTAAACTTGACCTAAAAATTTTCAACCCAAAATCCCTCCAATCTGAGCCTACTTTTTTTCGGATTGACtcaggttgggtcgtcgggtcgagtTCATTTTTGATACCCCTATTCGGGCCTCCCAACGATCATCCGGTCACCCTAACCTGTTCCGGGTCTTTTCACGAGCATCTGATCATTCTTGACCTATTCCGAGCCTCCCTGTAACTTAGTTCAAGGTCACCCTACATGACATTTGATCTAGACCATAATTCTTATACCATTTGTTATGTCCAAAAGgaattcacatatctccataatgacatgatattgtccacttttggTCTAAGCACTC contains:
- the LOC121995627 gene encoding beta-galactosidase-like — protein: MGADAVTLGRRRGLSAPLLLAMVAAIAICSPSPFTPVDASVSYDRKALIIDGRRRILISGSIHYPRSTPEMWPDLIKKAKDGGLDVIQTYVFWNGHEPSPGQYYFGGNYDLVRFVKLVKQAGLYVHLRIGPYVCAEWNFGGFPIWLKYVPGISFRTNNGPFKVAMERFTAKIVSILKSERLFGSQGGPIILSQIENEYGPMEDYYGVSVARSYATWAAQMAVGLNTGVPWVMCKQDDAPDPVINTCNGFYCDDFSPNKPYKPSIWTEAWTGWFTAFGGPVPHRPVEDLAFAVARFIQKGGSFVNYYMYHGGTNFGRTAGGPFISTSYDYDAPIDEYGLLRQPKWGHLRDLHKAIKMTEPALVSADPTISKLGDHEQAHVYRTKSGACAAFLSNDNPRSAARVSFNGLKYDLPAWSISILPDCKTDVFNTARVAAPTIRYRMASVGKFSWKSFSEPTNSLDDESFAKNGLVEQLSQTWDKSDYLWYTTIVDISPNEQFLSNGRNPYLAVMSAGHAMHVFINGERVGIVYGGLDSPKLTYTGNVKLWAGRNKISILSVAVGLPNVGNHFETWNAGVLGPVTLEGLNEGKRDLGSQTWTYQIGLRGEHLNLHTLNGGSSVEWDGASTRMPLTWHKAYFNAPRGNDPLALDMSAMGKGQIWINGQSIGRYWPAYKAYGSCGGCDYRGTYDEKKCQTNCGDSSQKWYHVPRSWLNPTRNLLVVFEEIGADRSGISMVRRTAQ